A window from Pseudomonas sp. Tri1 encodes these proteins:
- a CDS encoding DUF2802 domain-containing protein — protein MILEVAVIVLFLFWAGTLAMFVAYIRGQRQIAAQQAQGDALRDQRIKDLAKRVDDYQNGTVRMGEAIHELRAVVAPLPDKLAQLEQRDPSTLSFAQAARLVGMGASVDELTQACGLTQAEAELMSKLHKG, from the coding sequence TTGATTCTTGAGGTAGCAGTCATTGTCCTGTTCCTTTTTTGGGCAGGCACGCTGGCGATGTTTGTGGCGTACATACGCGGCCAGCGGCAGATCGCCGCTCAGCAGGCCCAGGGCGATGCGCTGCGCGATCAGCGCATCAAGGACCTGGCCAAACGCGTCGACGATTATCAGAACGGTACTGTGCGCATGGGCGAAGCGATCCACGAGCTGCGTGCCGTGGTCGCGCCGTTGCCGGACAAGCTGGCCCAACTGGAACAACGCGACCCTTCCACCCTGTCCTTCGCCCAGGCCGCCCGCCTGGTTGGCATGGGCGCCAGCGTCGACGAACTGACCCAAGCCTGCGGCTTGACCCAGGCCGAGGCTGAGTTGATGAGCAAGCTGCATAAGGGCTGA
- a CDS encoding EscU/YscU/HrcU family type III secretion system export apparatus switch protein yields MTTHTEPRQAIALKYDGHHAPTLTAKGDEALAEEILRIARESEVPIYENAELVKLLARMELGDSIPEELYRTIAEIIAFAWNLKGKFPQGYDPNAPSVEKDVTDRGDDY; encoded by the coding sequence ATGACGACCCACACTGAACCCCGCCAGGCCATCGCCCTCAAGTACGACGGCCACCACGCCCCAACCCTCACCGCCAAGGGCGACGAAGCCCTGGCCGAGGAAATCCTGCGCATCGCCCGCGAAAGCGAAGTGCCAATCTATGAAAACGCCGAGTTGGTCAAGCTGTTGGCACGGATGGAGTTGGGAGACAGCATTCCGGAAGAGTTGTATCGCACGATTGCCGAGATCATCGCGTTTGCCTGGAACCTCAAGGGCAAGTTTCCCCAGGGCTATGACCCGAATGCGCCAAGTGTCGAGAAGGATGTGACCGATCGCGGTGACGATTACTGA